GTAAATATCATATCTAAAAGTTCTTATTAAAAAGAAGAACCTAATTACCCAAACAAGCGCTGTCAATTGATACTTTTGGATATTTGGCATCCTTTTTCTCTCGATTCATCgatcaatatatatttaatctcATAAGCCATGTGAATGAATTATGACCACTTGGATTAATTTCTTGAGAAATGATTTCAAGTCCTAACAAGTCAAAAGTTTCAAATCAATCGAAATACACGAATTTATATATGTACTTTGACATAAACTTGTCAAATAATTTCAGTGGTATCCGTTACTCAAAGTTCTTAGACAATCAGAAGAAAAGGAGCAAAGAACAACCCTTATAGAGAAAGTTTCTGAAGGACTACTGTTGCTTGAGGAAGTTTTCATCAAGTGCAGCAAAGGTAAACCTTACTTCGGAGGCGAAAACATCGGTTACCTCGACATTGTTCTTGGATCCACTTTGAGATGGCTTGAGGTGACAGGGATGGTTCTTGAAATCGAACTCCTGGATCTAAACAAGACTCCGAAATTGGCTAGATGGGCACGTTCGTTTTGCTCAGACGACGTTGTTGAGGATGTTTTGCCGGAGACTCAGAAGCTTTTGGAACTTAACAGGAAGATCCAAGATTTTATAAAAGCTGGTTCTAAGTGGAATTGATGCTTGTGATTGACAAGTAATCTGGCCTAACTTCTTGTTTACTGTTTCTTTCGAATCAAGAGAAATCTGGCCTAATTTCTTGTTTACTGTTTCGGTCGATCAGATGGTAACATGAAGATAATACGATAATAAGCTCACATTATATCTGTGATGAATTGTAGACTTAGTTGCTATTTTAGGCTATTGGCCAAGAAAATGGGACACAAGAAACAATAACTAGTTGGAATATGTGTGATTTTGCGAACTTTTCATCCATAAAGTGGAAATAATACATTTCttaatgttatttttttaaatgatgacGGAACTCTAAGCTATGTTTCATGTAAACTGAGTAAACTCTCCGACTAATGTTGTAGTATGTAAATCAGGTTGATCAGGTGATGAAGTTAGCATTCAAGTTGAGGCCGACAAAATTGAAATTAAAGTTGTATTTAAAAGAAAAGATTTAGATAGATTGACAAATTTCAAATAACTAGACTGATGAGTGTATTTAAAACCGAAGTCAAAGAAGATACACGAACAACACGAGAAATTTAAAACATTTCTAATTTgaaatcaatcaaataaatacaatagatttcagaatttgatttgaAATCAAATCTACTCAGAATCTTTTATGCAAATTCAACCTAAATCTAGCATAAAAGAACCAGACTGGTAAAATTTTGTTCACGGGTATGTgagatataatattttaaatcagtTTATGTCTTTAAAATCACAAACGTGGACGAGAAAAAGGAAATACACCCGTCGCCAATTATGGCTGCCTTTGAGCGATCACACCTATTATTTTAcctttggcaaaaatttgtgtgagacggtttcacgggtcgtattttgtgagacggatctctatttgggtcatccatgaaaaaatattattttttatgctaagagtattactttttattttgaatatgggTCTGATTGATCCATCTCAtatattaagattcgtgagacggtctcacataaaacCCACTCTTTACCCTTTTAGACCTTGACTTCCATCTCGTAGTGATCCTCGTTTTTCGGGTCCGAGATCAAATCTACATCATTGTTCCGtcctttcaaaaatattaatgaatCAGAACAAGGTTTGacttattataatatattattttttgggtaaatttgaaaaaaatacaccTGCAAGTCTTTCatttaagattcagtacctaaaacattttttttataaagcaATACCTGACAACACTACAAACTTAGTTTTAACTACCTACAAAGATAATTTTACATTTTTgcccttttattatttaaataaatatattattttatccacCAAATTAATTGTGTGTTTTCTATCTACCAAAATATTAGTACCTATTATGTGGTTTCAGATActtgattttgttatttgaatacttcaaatgtgtaaaaaaaaatactatattttcgaACAATCACCATAATTAAGTCGTTGTTggattttcataaaaaaatacattatgatgacttattcatgtcattttattttaaaaaatatataattcatcAATCATCATTAAAATAAGATTAAGTacttattttgacataaaaaatatctATTTTTAAGTTTCAGATACTTGATTTGGCTCTTTAAATACTCTAAATATGTAAGAAAATACTGGATCTTGAACGATCACCATCAATTCAGTCATTGTTTGTCTTTTCATGAAATGtttatttggatgacatatttatctcatttaatatttctttgtaaaaaaaaaaaatcaaattcccaACTGAGCATgtaattttaaagtacttagttttacttgagaaatGCCTATTTTcagtttgcaaatacttgatttcgtaaatgagatactcacaatatgtattaaaatactggatattcgaatagacAACATAAATTCATCAAGTATTAGTATTTCAATGAAAaatacatttggatgacatattaatctcatttaatattttttgttaaaaaaccaAATTCCCAAATAAGTATgcaaattttaaagtacttagttttacttgagaagtGCTTAATTTGAGTtcgcaaatacttgatttcgtaaatggGATACTCAcgatatgtattaaaatattgaatattcGAATAAGCAACGTAAGTTCTCCAAGTGTTGGTATTTTCATGAAATATGCATGTATTTGGAtgagaagtacctaatttgagtttgcaaatgCTCGATTTGGTACaacagatactcataatatttaatagagtattggatattcaaatatgcaacgtaagtttaCCAAGTATTGGTTTTCCATGGAAGATTcgtttggatgacatatttatctcgtttaatatattttctgtaaaaaaaatcttaaataagcatgaaaattttaaaaacttagttttacttgagaattacataatttcatattttaaatacttgatttagtacatgagatactcataatatgtaatagaatattggatattcgaatatgcaacgtaaattCACCAAGTGTTGGTATTTCTGTGGaaaatgcatttggatgacatatttatctcatttaatatttttttgtaaaaaaaaaaaaaaccaaattctcaaataagcatgaatatttaaatgtacttaattttacttgagaagtacctaatttcatattgcaaatacttgatttggtacacgagatactcataatatgtaatagactactgaatattcgaatatgcaacgtaagttcaccaagtattGGTCTTTCCATGGAAGATGCATTTGGAATACATATTcatcttatttaatatttttttggtaaaaaatATTCTCAAATaagtatgaaaattttaaagtatttacTTTTACCTGAGAAGtatctaatttgagtttgcaaatatttgatttcgtaaataagatactcacaatatatattaaaatactggatattcgaatatgcaatatTTCCATGAAAAATTCATTAGGatacttattcatgtcatttaaataaataaacatagttCATTGTTCATCATGGACTAATTGAAAGATACATTATGAACATAGTTCGTAAATGAGCTTGAAATTTGCACTTTAAGTATAGCTATCGATTCtaagattaaatatttataaaatacccatcaataTTAATTTACAATACTTTTGATATTCATTGAATGACTTATTTGACAATTATACTTATTTGACATAATACTTATTAGTAATCATTCATTATATGTATCAATATTCTTTCATTATACCTATTATCAAATTTGAgttttagaaggataaaatcAATTATCAGTGGAATCTAATTATGTAATACTTGTAAcaatttaggtatcacatttttatttcacgGATCTCATCATCAAAGACCACTCAATATGgacttcaaattatatattttgacattatcaaataatcgaatttgagtatttaaatagtaaaatcaagtatttgtggaTTCGTATTAggtattatttgtattaatttaggtatcacatttttaCTTCACGAATGTCATCATCAAAGACCActcaatattaacttcaaactaTATAATTTGACATCCTCGAATAGTCGAATATAAGAATTTagggagtaaaatcaagtatttgcgaACTCGCATTATTAGATACTCTTTGTACCAATTTAGCTACCATATTTTAATTTCACCAATTTAGATACTCTTCgtatcaatgtatcttccaTGGAAAGACCAATACTTGGTATCAATGTATCTTCGTATCAATgtatcaatgtatcttccaTGGAAAGACCAAGTTAGATACTCTTCGTATCAATGTATCTTcgtatccagtattttaatacatattgtgagtatcttATTCAAGATATAAAGTATTTGTAAACTCAAATTAGATACTTCtaaaataaaactaagtattttaaaatttcaatactTAGTTgagaatttatttttgtttttacaaaaaaaaaaaatttaaatgagatgaatatgtcatccaaatgcatcttccaAGGAACGGTAAACACTTGGTGAGCTTACGTtccatattcgaatatccagtattctattacatattatgagtatctcatatcaaatatttttaatctcAAATTAGGCACttctcaaataaaaatatgtactTTAGAATTTTCATGCTTAGTTGggaatttgtttttcttttacatttttttaaaatgagatGAATATGCCATCCAAATACTTATTATATGGAAATATCAATACTTGATGAACTTACGTTGactattcgaatatccagtattttaatacatattgtgagtatctcatttacgaaatcaagtatttgcaaactcaaattaggtacatctcaagtaaaaataagtactttaaaattttcatgcttagttgaaaatttatttttttataaaaaaatatattaaatgagatgaatataTCATCCAAATGTATATTCCATAAAAATAccaacacttggtgaacttacattgcttattcgaatatctagtattttagtacatattgtgagtatcttatttacgaaatcaagtatttgctcAAATTAAGTACTTCTCATTTAGGGAGTAAAATTAAGTATTGGTAGACTCGAATAAATACTTTTTGTACtaatttaggtatcacattttaatttcaaaaatgacacatcaaaagtcactcaatattacttgaaactatattattttatatcccaaaataatcaaatttgagtatttaaaagataaaatcaAATATATGTGAAATCAAATTAAGTACTATTTGTACCAATTTAGGTAGCACATTTTTTATTTACAAATATTATCATCAAAGAACATTCAGTGTTATCTTCAAACTATATATTTTTACATACTCAatcgaatttgagtatttaaacggtaaaatcaagtatttgtggactcgaattatgtattatttgtattaatttaagtatcacatttttatttcacgAATATTATCATCGGTGTCAAttaatattaacttcaaattatatttaggCATCCTCAAATTATTGTATACGAGTATTTACGAGGTAAAATCATGTATTTATAGAATCTAATTAGGTACTCTTTGTGCCAATTTAAGTGTCacattttaacttcacaaatgacaCCATAAAAAGTCACTTAATATTACTTGAAACTTAAGTATTTTATTACACATTTGAAGTATTCAAAtagccaaatcaaatatttgaaaccccaaaataagtacTTTTTCTAATTCAACAATGAGTGAGAAactatgttttttaaaaaattagatgacatgaataagtaaTCTTAATGCATTTTCAATGAAAAGAAcaacaattattgaatttattgtGATAGCTCGAAGATTCAGTATTTTCTTACACATTTGGATTATTCAAATAGTCAAATCAAGCATTTGAAACTCCAAAATAGGTATTTTGTAGGTCAaaataaatacttaattttatttCAAGATGAGTGATGACCTATgttgttttataaaaaaaataaaaaataatgcatttttcaTGAAAAGACTAACAATTACAAAATTTATGGTGAATGCtcgaaaatatattattttcttatatatttggagtattcaaatagcgaaatcaagtatctgaAATTCTATAATAGGtactttatatatcaaaataagtatttacttttattccatgataattgagaaacaaattttttacaaaattatattttaaatggagaatatatatgtaatttttgtgactaaaataatatatttatttaaataataaagggtaaaaatgtaaattttgtttTGTGATGAGTTAAAACTAAAAGCATAGATTTTTCAGGTACtgatttcaaaaaaattatgacTAGGTACTGATTCTTAATTGAAAAATGGGCAGATGCATTTTTTTGGAATTTACcgttattttttatgttattttcGAATAATTGATATCCCTATTtgaaaaaagacaaaaatttgtgtgagacggtctcacggatcgtattttgtgagacggatctttatttggataatccatgaaaaagtactactttttatgctaagagtattactttttattgtgaatatgggcagggttgacccgtctcacagattgagatccgtgagacggtatcacatgagacctactcttgaaAAAAATTAGTAAATGATTTCTTATAAATACTATTTAATTAAAAAGCCTCATTATAAAAtagtaaattttaaataataaatatatgaaaAGTATATTTATTAGCTCATCTAAAAATGATCATGCGTATTGTGATAATTGTTTCTCCTCATGATATAATTACTTGCGCCGCCAGTTAATTATTgtatcattcaaatataatcAAGGGGAAATAGCATTTATGCTCTATTAGCTCATTAATTTCGTGTTTTAGTAGACTAccatttcaaattttatttttatatactaACTTTTAATTTTCGATTATTTTTGTCCAATTTATTACGTGAC
This genomic interval from Primulina eburnea isolate SZY01 chromosome 16, ASM2296580v1, whole genome shotgun sequence contains the following:
- the LOC140816878 gene encoding glutathione S-transferase U17-like, which codes for MVTSEVKLLGTWSCPYVNRAQLALKLKSVEYEFVEDIPYKKSEILLKYNPVHKKIPVLVHDEKPVCESLIIVQYIDDAWPASPSFFPSDAYDRAQSRFWADYIDTKWYPLLKVLRQSEEKEQRTTLIEKVSEGLLLLEEVFIKCSKGKPYFGGENIGYLDIVLGSTLRWLEVTGMVLEIELLDLNKTPKLARWARSFCSDDVVEDVLPETQKLLELNRKIQDFIKAGSKWN